Proteins from a single region of Thermococcus sp. CX2:
- a CDS encoding 2,3-bisphosphoglycerate-independent phosphoglycerate mutase: protein MKRKGLLIILDGLGDRPIKEFGGKTPLEYANTPNMDRLAKMGILGQQDPIKPGQPAGSDTAHLSIFGYDPYKVYRGRGFLEALGVGLDLDEDDLAFRVNFATIENGIITDRRAGRISTEEAHELARAIQENVKLPVDFIFVGATGHRAVLVLKGMAAGYRVGENDPHEAGKPPHEFTYEDEESKKVAEILEEFVRQAHEVLEKHPINEKRRKEGKPVANYLLVRGAGTYPDIPMKFTEQWKVKAAAVVAVSLVKGVARAIGFDIYTPEGATGEYNTDAIAKAKKVVELLKDYDFVFLHFKPTDAAGHDNNPKLKAEMVEKADEMIGYIIDNIDLEEVVIAITGDHSTPCEVKNHSGDPVPLLIAGGGVRADHTEAFGERECMRGGIGRVKGHDIVSMMMDLMNRSEKFGA, encoded by the coding sequence GTGAAGAGGAAGGGACTTCTGATAATCCTCGATGGCCTCGGAGACAGGCCGATCAAAGAGTTCGGTGGAAAGACCCCGCTCGAGTACGCGAATACGCCTAACATGGACAGGCTCGCCAAGATGGGAATCCTTGGCCAGCAGGACCCTATAAAGCCGGGCCAGCCAGCCGGCAGCGACACCGCTCACCTCTCGATATTCGGCTACGATCCATACAAGGTCTACCGCGGCAGGGGCTTCCTCGAGGCGCTGGGAGTTGGCCTCGACCTTGACGAGGACGACCTCGCCTTCAGGGTTAACTTCGCCACTATCGAGAACGGCATCATCACCGACAGGAGGGCCGGAAGAATAAGCACGGAGGAAGCCCACGAGCTCGCCAGGGCCATTCAGGAGAACGTCAAACTGCCTGTTGACTTCATCTTCGTTGGGGCGACCGGCCACAGGGCCGTTCTGGTGCTCAAGGGCATGGCTGCTGGCTATAGAGTCGGCGAGAACGACCCCCACGAGGCGGGTAAACCGCCCCACGAGTTTACATATGAGGATGAGGAGAGCAAGAAGGTGGCAGAAATCCTCGAGGAGTTCGTGAGGCAGGCCCACGAGGTTCTCGAAAAGCACCCGATAAACGAGAAGAGGAGGAAGGAGGGCAAGCCGGTAGCGAACTACCTCCTCGTCAGGGGCGCGGGAACTTATCCGGACATACCGATGAAGTTCACCGAGCAGTGGAAGGTTAAGGCCGCGGCAGTCGTTGCCGTCTCACTCGTCAAGGGCGTCGCAAGGGCGATAGGCTTTGACATATACACGCCCGAAGGGGCGACCGGAGAATACAACACCGATGCGATAGCCAAAGCCAAGAAGGTCGTTGAACTCCTCAAGGACTACGACTTCGTGTTCCTCCACTTCAAACCTACCGATGCTGCCGGCCACGACAACAACCCGAAGCTCAAGGCTGAAATGGTGGAGAAGGCCGACGAGATGATAGGCTACATCATCGACAACATCGACCTCGAGGAGGTTGTCATAGCGATAACCGGCGACCACTCAACTCCATGTGAGGTCAAGAACCACAGCGGCGACCCGGTTCCGCTCCTCATCGCTGGCGGTGGCGTCAGGGCCGACCACACTGAGGCCTTCGGCGAGCGCGAGTGCATGCGCGGTGGAATAGGCAGGGTGAAGGGTCACGACATAGTGTCTATGATGATGGATCTCATGAACCGCTCCGAGAAGTTCGGAGCCTGA
- a CDS encoding DUF3194 domain-containing protein codes for MDEGSSGKRVIHIGLPELSEEQLIEIGELAQETIIDYVFDHLTRSEVKDIEVTMRINRGETLDLEIEVYLEVPIFVKVDVDKLIDEAVERAYERVETRLREIADEGKDKA; via the coding sequence ATGGACGAGGGGAGCAGTGGGAAAAGGGTTATCCACATCGGGCTTCCGGAGCTGAGCGAGGAGCAACTCATAGAGATAGGCGAGCTTGCCCAGGAGACGATAATAGACTACGTCTTTGACCACCTCACGCGGAGCGAGGTCAAGGACATAGAGGTGACGATGAGAATAAACCGTGGGGAGACCCTCGATCTGGAGATTGAAGTCTATCTCGAGGTTCCCATCTTTGTGAAGGTGGACGTTGATAAGCTCATAGATGAGGCCGTGGAGAGGGCCTACGAGAGAGTGGAGACGAGGCTGAGGGAGATAGCCGATGAGGGGAAAGATAAAGCTTAA
- a CDS encoding aldo/keto reductase, producing MKRVPVFNDLKRIGSDRVTAIGIGTWGIGGYESPDYSQDEESIEALKHGLELGINLIDTAEFYGAGHSEELVREAIREFERDDIFIISKVWPTHFGYESAKKAARASAKRLGTYIDLYLLHWPSNSFEKIRETLRALEELVDEGLIRYMGVSNFDLELLKRSQEVMKKYEIVANEVKYSLRDRWPETSGLLDYMKREKIALIAYTPLEKGSLARNECLAKIGERYGKTAAQIALNYLIWEDNVIAIPKAGSKAHLEENFGAMGWRLSEEDREKARRCV from the coding sequence GTGAAGAGAGTTCCGGTTTTTAACGACCTCAAGAGGATAGGAAGTGACAGGGTCACGGCTATAGGCATAGGTACATGGGGCATCGGCGGCTACGAGAGCCCTGATTACTCGCAAGATGAGGAGAGCATCGAAGCTCTCAAGCATGGTCTCGAGCTGGGCATCAACCTCATCGACACGGCAGAGTTCTACGGTGCCGGCCACAGCGAGGAGCTAGTGAGAGAAGCGATAAGGGAGTTTGAGAGAGACGATATATTTATCATCAGCAAAGTATGGCCGACGCACTTCGGATACGAAAGCGCGAAGAAGGCCGCCAGAGCGAGCGCCAAGAGACTCGGCACTTACATAGACCTCTACCTTCTCCACTGGCCAAGCAACAGCTTTGAGAAAATCAGGGAGACGCTTCGCGCCTTGGAGGAGCTCGTTGATGAAGGATTAATCCGCTACATGGGAGTGAGCAACTTCGACCTTGAACTTCTCAAGCGCTCCCAGGAAGTCATGAAAAAGTACGAGATAGTCGCCAACGAGGTGAAGTACTCCCTCAGAGACCGCTGGCCAGAGACAAGCGGTCTGCTCGACTACATGAAGCGCGAGAAGATTGCCCTGATAGCCTACACGCCGCTTGAGAAGGGTTCTCTCGCGAGGAATGAGTGCCTGGCAAAAATCGGTGAGAGATACGGCAAAACCGCCGCTCAGATCGCGCTGAACTACCTCATCTGGGAGGATAACGTCATAGCCATCCCAAAGGCCGGGAGTAAAGCCCACCTCGAAGAGAACTTTGGAGCCATGGGCTGGAGGCTCAGCGAAGAGGATAGAGAAAAAGCCCGGAGGTGCGTTTGA
- a CDS encoding ribosomal biogenesis protein, producing MMLITTSHRPTRRTRSFGHDLEKVFPNSLYLTRGKKTIQDLLMEAYDRNYERLLIVNVWKGNPLKMTFIKVDPEDWGYLGYLYLHGIKLQREIGFRDIRPIREEMPFIVTTAKRVGLDHVAFAQAFAELTGGKFVPRRERSLLGIADRYNTDVLGVIERHPRGMAVNFYRLDVSKERAVGPLISVKIWIMEDGRRWDYKEALGIRKRPGQSKE from the coding sequence ATGATGCTGATAACGACTTCACACAGACCAACGAGGAGGACGAGGAGCTTCGGACACGACCTGGAGAAGGTGTTCCCCAACTCCCTTTACTTGACCAGGGGAAAGAAGACTATCCAGGACTTGCTGATGGAGGCCTATGACAGGAACTACGAGAGGCTCTTGATAGTCAACGTCTGGAAGGGTAATCCCTTGAAGATGACCTTCATCAAGGTCGACCCGGAGGACTGGGGCTACCTCGGCTACCTCTACCTCCACGGCATCAAGCTACAGCGCGAGATTGGTTTCAGGGACATCAGGCCCATCCGCGAGGAGATGCCCTTCATAGTAACCACAGCCAAGCGCGTCGGTCTCGATCACGTCGCCTTTGCTCAGGCCTTTGCCGAGCTCACGGGCGGCAAGTTCGTCCCAAGAAGGGAGCGGAGTCTCCTCGGAATCGCTGATAGGTACAACACCGACGTTCTGGGTGTTATAGAACGCCATCCGCGCGGAATGGCCGTCAACTTCTACCGCCTCGACGTATCCAAGGAGAGGGCCGTCGGCCCGCTCATAAGCGTCAAGATATGGATAATGGAGGACGGCAGGAGATGGGACTACAAGGAGGCGCTGGGAATAAGGAAGAGGCCTGGCCAATCGAAGGAGTGA
- a CDS encoding type I restriction endonuclease encodes MWGTLRIPVSRELLETIEYTKKISTRISNEEATKQHLILPLLQVLGWDINNPDEVYPEATSSNGQRPDYVLKVNYRPVAFLEAKNAKSKIFRGNKVILRHARQLLGYCFEEGVALGILTNGIQWALLKTFEPWKKIEDRVLVAVDLRVQDIEEAAERLVWFSRRSIRTYYSSGIQIPKEYSEISRTPRKYQPRGLL; translated from the coding sequence ATGTGGGGAACATTGCGAATTCCAGTTTCGAGGGAGTTGCTGGAAACCATAGAGTACACTAAAAAAATTTCAACTCGGATATCCAATGAAGAAGCGACAAAGCAACATTTGATACTACCACTTCTCCAAGTTCTCGGATGGGATATTAACAACCCTGATGAGGTCTACCCTGAAGCCACTAGCAGTAACGGACAACGGCCAGACTATGTTCTCAAAGTAAACTACAGGCCGGTGGCATTTCTTGAAGCCAAAAATGCCAAATCCAAAATTTTTAGGGGGAACAAAGTAATTCTACGACACGCGAGACAATTATTAGGATACTGCTTCGAAGAAGGTGTTGCTTTGGGCATTTTAACAAATGGTATTCAATGGGCACTTCTCAAAACATTTGAGCCCTGGAAGAAGATTGAAGATAGAGTCCTTGTAGCCGTGGATTTAAGAGTCCAAGACATAGAGGAAGCAGCTGAGAGACTCGTGTGGTTTTCCAGAAGAAGCATTCGAACTTATTATTCGTCTGGAATCCAAATTCCAAAGGAATATTCAGAGATATCTCGTACTCCTAGGAAATATCAGCCAAGGGGTCTACTTTAA
- a CDS encoding DNA-directed RNA polymerase subunit P, whose amino-acid sequence MVMAVYRCAKCGKEVELDLENTREVRCPYCGSKILYKPRPKVARRVKAI is encoded by the coding sequence ATGGTGATGGCTGTTTACCGCTGCGCAAAATGCGGAAAGGAGGTCGAACTCGACCTCGAGAACACAAGGGAAGTCCGCTGCCCCTACTGCGGCAGCAAGATACTTTACAAGCCCAGGCCGAAAGTGGCCAGGCGCGTCAAGGCGATCTGA
- a CDS encoding tetratricopeptide repeat protein, producing MELHISKGDYKGALKSALRIDTPIKRLVALTEILTAFPRDEVLANMLDTLESISATPERALAYSLLGRALYTLDKDRDAEAYFERALALANSIGSPRIRGEVFAGIARNLVLSDRYKDALELFKRAVELLQTSRGLSSAAISSLIRIARLIEKSADEIPNPIAIEFYELARDVYSSIWFKLQAKHLEEKIELVRDVLKRGKVAVEELLERGEVELAIETMRFLPLESRAISMLELSYWLFLHEQPRLGKRVFEDALEIIFVGKFRPTDVELERVAYRFLRIGLLEEPLVLAGIIGDNKRASELLGKIAMAYARWGDEAKARSIAEGIMDESVKNRVLKALEGEEDVGYEQGLSPAGGGEIGGALSEDD from the coding sequence GTGGAGCTTCACATATCGAAGGGGGATTACAAAGGTGCCCTCAAGAGCGCGTTGAGGATAGATACTCCAATAAAGAGACTCGTTGCTCTCACGGAGATTCTGACGGCTTTTCCAAGGGACGAAGTTCTTGCCAACATGCTTGACACCCTGGAATCCATAAGCGCTACTCCCGAGAGGGCACTAGCCTACTCGCTCCTCGGCAGGGCCCTCTACACCCTCGACAAGGACAGAGACGCCGAGGCTTACTTCGAACGGGCCCTCGCACTGGCGAACTCCATAGGTTCCCCGAGGATAAGGGGGGAGGTCTTCGCAGGGATAGCGAGGAACCTCGTCCTTTCCGATAGATACAAAGACGCCTTGGAGCTTTTTAAAAGGGCCGTCGAGCTCCTTCAGACCTCGAGGGGACTGTCATCTGCCGCGATCTCATCGTTAATAAGGATAGCAAGGCTCATAGAGAAGAGCGCGGATGAGATTCCTAATCCGATAGCCATCGAGTTCTACGAGCTGGCGAGGGATGTTTACTCGTCCATCTGGTTCAAGCTCCAGGCGAAACATCTCGAGGAAAAAATAGAGCTCGTAAGGGATGTCCTCAAGCGCGGCAAGGTCGCCGTTGAGGAGCTCCTCGAGAGGGGAGAGGTCGAACTGGCGATAGAAACCATGCGCTTCCTGCCCCTTGAGAGCAGGGCGATCTCAATGCTGGAGCTCTCCTACTGGCTTTTCCTTCACGAGCAGCCAAGACTTGGAAAAAGGGTCTTTGAAGACGCTCTCGAGATAATCTTTGTGGGCAAGTTCAGACCAACTGATGTGGAGCTTGAGCGCGTTGCTTATAGGTTCCTCCGCATAGGGCTCCTTGAGGAGCCGCTGGTTCTCGCCGGGATTATTGGAGACAACAAGCGTGCTTCGGAGCTCCTTGGGAAGATAGCAATGGCCTACGCGCGCTGGGGCGACGAAGCTAAGGCCCGCTCGATAGCCGAGGGCATAATGGACGAAAGCGTTAAGAACCGCGTTCTGAAAGCGTTGGAGGGTGAAGAAGATGTGGGATACGAGCAAGGACTATCGCCTGCTGGTGGCGGAGAAATCGGTGGAGCTCTTTCTGAAGACGATTGA
- a CDS encoding 50S ribosomal protein L37ae — protein MGRTTKVGSAGRFGPRYGLKIRRRVAAVEAKMKQKHVCPVCGRKAVRRISTGIWQCQKCGATFAGGAYLPVTPAGKVAKRVTSSKA, from the coding sequence ATGGGAAGGACTACTAAGGTCGGTTCAGCCGGAAGGTTCGGTCCGAGGTACGGTCTCAAGATCAGAAGAAGGGTCGCGGCCGTTGAGGCCAAGATGAAGCAGAAGCACGTCTGCCCGGTCTGCGGAAGGAAGGCCGTCAGGAGAATAAGCACCGGCATATGGCAGTGCCAGAAGTGCGGAGCAACGTTCGCTGGCGGCGCCTACCTGCCGGTTACCCCAGCAGGAAAGGTCGCGAAGAGGGTTACCTCTTCGAAGGCCTGA
- the pcc1 gene encoding KEOPS complex subunit Pcc1 — translation MGLQGGAGNKEEAWPIEGVIELELPDEETARVVYESVLYEHESVPYRRSRIDFLLEGNRLIIRFLAKDNSALRGTLNSYLRWIKVAMDSIEV, via the coding sequence ATGGGACTACAAGGAGGCGCTGGGAATAAGGAAGAGGCCTGGCCAATCGAAGGAGTGATTGAACTGGAACTCCCCGACGAGGAGACGGCCAGAGTAGTTTATGAGAGTGTCCTTTACGAGCACGAGAGCGTTCCCTACCGGAGGAGCAGGATCGATTTCCTCCTCGAAGGAAACAGGCTGATAATCAGGTTTCTGGCGAAGGACAACTCCGCCCTAAGGGGAACCCTAAACTCCTACCTCCGCTGGATTAAGGTCGCTATGGATTCCATTGAAGTATAA
- a CDS encoding bifunctional oligoribonuclease/PAP phosphatase NrnA — protein MRGKIKLKRFMENAGDKSFLLLCHHNADPDSLGSAIAFALYLKSIGIEKVRIGVAQSVSSYTKRLLTFSPVPIEKDPQVREDVVVIFDTSSIEQLEPIEIPKDKFIIVIDHHAEKENPIRADIMIVDSSRTSTAEIVWELFKYLGFYDETSAKALLAGIVTDTATFRYSNAKTFKTVNEILERFPIQMGEIYNLVAPVSDENIDQAKRMAVLKACQRLELRKFRKYIIAVSKVSAYESLACKTFLQLGADIAIVGSEKKGVRISARAKENLVKKGLHLGKIMEKVGPVIEGSGGGHAGAAGANGKANLDEAIKLILKEIEKFLRNLEG, from the coding sequence ATGAGGGGAAAGATAAAGCTTAAGCGTTTCATGGAGAATGCAGGGGACAAATCCTTCCTCCTGCTCTGTCATCACAATGCAGACCCGGATTCTCTTGGCTCCGCTATAGCCTTTGCCCTCTACCTTAAATCCATTGGAATAGAGAAGGTCAGAATCGGCGTGGCCCAGAGTGTTTCCTCCTACACAAAAAGGCTGCTCACCTTTTCCCCGGTTCCCATCGAGAAGGATCCACAGGTTCGCGAGGACGTCGTGGTGATATTCGACACGTCCTCGATTGAGCAGCTCGAACCTATTGAAATTCCCAAGGACAAGTTCATAATCGTGATAGACCACCACGCCGAGAAGGAGAATCCGATAAGGGCTGATATAATGATTGTTGATTCCTCAAGAACCTCGACCGCTGAAATCGTGTGGGAGCTGTTTAAATATCTCGGCTTTTATGACGAGACCTCAGCTAAGGCCCTCTTGGCGGGAATAGTCACCGACACCGCGACATTCCGCTACTCCAATGCCAAAACCTTCAAGACCGTGAACGAGATTCTGGAGAGGTTTCCCATCCAGATGGGGGAGATATACAACCTGGTTGCCCCCGTCAGCGACGAGAACATTGACCAAGCGAAGAGGATGGCCGTGCTGAAGGCTTGCCAGAGACTCGAGCTGAGGAAGTTCAGGAAGTACATCATAGCGGTGTCAAAGGTTTCGGCCTATGAATCCCTCGCCTGCAAGACCTTCCTCCAGCTTGGAGCCGATATAGCAATAGTCGGAAGTGAGAAGAAGGGCGTCAGAATTTCTGCGAGGGCCAAAGAAAACCTGGTAAAGAAAGGCCTGCACCTCGGTAAAATCATGGAGAAAGTCGGGCCGGTTATAGAAGGCTCTGGTGGCGGCCACGCTGGTGCCGCTGGAGCGAACGGGAAGGCCAACCTTGACGAGGCCATAAAGCTGATTTTGAAGGAGATTGAGAAGTTTTTGAGAAATCTGGAGGGTTGA
- a CDS encoding aldehyde ferredoxin oxidoreductase family protein, which yields MYGYHNKIARVNLSKGKVTYEELPDETIRKFIGGKGLGYYIIYREVPPGTDPLSPANKLVFAPGGMTGLVPGSSKVIAVSKSPETGLISDSSGGDAFGPKLKGHFDALIIEGKAEEPVYLYIHDGEVEIRDAKGLWGRGTYEVAGEIWKEHPKASMAMIGPAGEKTARIANIVYDTERASGRGGLGAVMGSKNLKAVVVEPGEKPKVANPEEYKKLWESFYNEFATNPKYGHTRNYGTTDALRSSASLGMSPAYNFSRPYIPDELASKLAGDEVKKYEIEPEWYIHGKSCPIKCARYVEVEYKGRKIRVKPEYESIAMLGAATGVFNFPAVAYFNWLANNLGLDSIAAGNTIAWLFEMVERGLIGEDEIGFPVKGWGDEEAEERLLRLMAERKGIGAILADGVKRACERLGRGCEFAVHVKGMESPAWDPRGRRTYALSYATADVGASHLRGWPRPHQLPNQGPAKELVPSMIEGRDESYITDMLGVCKFVPYRMEDLARLYSIVTGEEWTVERLRKVAQAVESIARIHDTLDWVTPPYDDTIPPRWWEPEPEGPAEGNAAFIDYNDFLEARREFYRLRGWHEELGVPLPETMEELGYPEFKEDAKRAIEVVKKRLE from the coding sequence ATGTACGGCTACCACAACAAGATAGCACGCGTGAACCTAAGCAAAGGTAAGGTAACCTACGAGGAGCTGCCCGACGAGACGATTAGGAAGTTCATAGGAGGAAAGGGGCTTGGCTACTATATCATCTACCGTGAGGTTCCGCCGGGAACCGATCCGCTCAGCCCGGCGAACAAGCTCGTCTTCGCTCCAGGAGGAATGACGGGCTTAGTTCCGGGCTCGAGTAAGGTCATAGCCGTGAGCAAGAGCCCCGAGACTGGGTTAATAAGCGACTCCAGCGGTGGGGACGCCTTCGGGCCCAAGCTCAAGGGCCACTTCGACGCCCTGATAATCGAGGGGAAGGCGGAAGAGCCAGTCTACCTCTACATCCATGATGGCGAGGTTGAGATAAGGGACGCCAAAGGCCTATGGGGCAGGGGAACCTACGAAGTCGCTGGGGAAATCTGGAAGGAGCATCCCAAGGCGAGCATGGCCATGATAGGGCCAGCTGGAGAAAAAACTGCCAGGATAGCGAACATTGTCTACGACACCGAGAGGGCATCTGGAAGGGGCGGTCTTGGAGCGGTCATGGGCAGCAAAAACCTCAAAGCCGTTGTAGTTGAGCCCGGCGAGAAGCCGAAGGTGGCCAATCCAGAGGAGTACAAAAAGCTCTGGGAGAGCTTTTACAACGAGTTCGCCACCAATCCGAAGTACGGGCACACGAGGAACTACGGAACCACCGATGCCCTCAGGAGCTCGGCGAGCCTCGGCATGAGTCCTGCCTACAACTTCTCGAGGCCTTACATCCCGGACGAGCTGGCGAGCAAATTAGCGGGCGACGAGGTCAAGAAGTACGAGATCGAGCCGGAGTGGTACATCCACGGCAAGAGCTGTCCAATAAAGTGTGCTCGCTACGTCGAGGTCGAATACAAGGGGAGGAAGATACGCGTCAAGCCAGAATACGAGAGCATAGCTATGCTCGGAGCAGCAACGGGAGTCTTCAACTTCCCCGCTGTTGCGTACTTCAACTGGCTCGCCAACAACCTCGGGCTGGACAGCATCGCCGCTGGAAATACCATAGCCTGGCTCTTCGAGATGGTCGAGAGGGGCCTAATCGGCGAGGACGAGATAGGCTTCCCCGTCAAAGGCTGGGGCGACGAAGAGGCTGAAGAAAGACTTCTCAGGCTCATGGCCGAGAGGAAGGGCATCGGTGCGATCCTTGCCGATGGAGTAAAGCGCGCCTGCGAAAGGCTCGGAAGGGGCTGCGAGTTTGCAGTCCACGTCAAGGGCATGGAGTCACCGGCCTGGGACCCACGCGGAAGGAGAACCTACGCGCTCAGCTACGCCACAGCCGACGTCGGAGCGAGCCACCTGAGGGGCTGGCCAAGGCCGCATCAGCTGCCCAACCAGGGGCCGGCGAAGGAGCTCGTTCCCTCGATGATAGAAGGCAGGGACGAGAGCTACATCACCGACATGCTTGGCGTCTGTAAGTTCGTGCCCTACAGGATGGAAGACCTAGCGAGGCTCTACAGCATCGTCACTGGCGAGGAGTGGACGGTTGAGAGGCTGAGGAAAGTTGCCCAAGCGGTGGAGAGCATCGCCAGAATCCACGACACCCTCGATTGGGTCACGCCGCCGTACGACGACACCATACCGCCGCGCTGGTGGGAGCCCGAGCCAGAGGGGCCAGCGGAAGGCAACGCGGCCTTCATTGATTACAACGACTTTCTTGAGGCCAGAAGGGAGTTCTACAGGCTGAGAGGCTGGCACGAGGAGCTTGGCGTCCCGCTACCTGAGACGATGGAAGAGCTTGGCTATCCGGAGTTCAAGGAAGATGCCAAGAGAGCGATTGAGGTAGTTAAAAAACGGCTTGAATGA
- a CDS encoding 7-carboxy-7-deazaguanine synthase QueE, whose amino-acid sequence MKLIMAEVFNSWQGEGGSVEGSAFGRRQIFVRFAGCDLNCIWCDSREFIDASKVLHWRYEVEPFTGKFEYKPNPASLDEIVDAILRLDTGDIHSISYTGGEPTLQVRPLKALMERMHELGFSNFLETHGGLPELIKEVAHLTDYASVDIKDETAKATEDWKALVLREVESIRILKDAGAKTYAKLVVTRDTKIENVRWYASLLKGLAPLVIQPREPIDISQPKLMEFYREAALIMGRKNVGLSFQVHKYLNVL is encoded by the coding sequence ATGAAACTCATAATGGCAGAGGTGTTCAACAGCTGGCAGGGGGAAGGAGGGAGCGTCGAGGGTTCTGCCTTTGGACGGAGGCAGATATTTGTCCGATTCGCAGGCTGTGACCTGAACTGCATTTGGTGTGACTCGAGGGAGTTCATAGATGCCTCCAAGGTCTTGCATTGGCGCTACGAGGTCGAGCCTTTCACCGGAAAGTTCGAATACAAACCTAACCCGGCGAGTTTGGATGAGATAGTCGATGCCATCCTGCGGCTTGACACAGGGGATATACATTCCATAAGCTACACCGGCGGCGAGCCAACGCTTCAGGTCAGGCCACTCAAGGCCCTCATGGAGAGGATGCACGAGCTCGGCTTTTCAAACTTCCTTGAGACCCACGGCGGCCTTCCAGAGCTAATTAAGGAAGTAGCTCATCTCACGGACTATGCCAGCGTGGACATAAAGGACGAAACGGCTAAGGCAACTGAAGACTGGAAAGCTCTCGTTCTCCGTGAGGTAGAGAGCATAAGGATTCTGAAGGATGCGGGGGCAAAGACATACGCCAAGCTCGTGGTGACGAGGGACACAAAGATAGAGAACGTCCGCTGGTATGCCTCGCTCCTGAAAGGCCTCGCACCACTTGTGATCCAGCCGCGAGAACCCATTGACATCTCCCAGCCAAAACTGATGGAGTTCTACCGCGAGGCAGCTCTGATAATGGGTCGCAAGAACGTTGGGCTGAGCTTCCAGGTGCACAAGTACCTCAACGTGCTCTGA
- a CDS encoding tRNA-binding protein: MWDTSKDYRLLVAEKSVELFLKTIEGAKFKGKWDKKKAIQLAKEMIPEIQAMRYSYVEPKELIETPQMQALKEKANGIIEALGGDDWHHKFLSLADKSEREKVEEAVAKIRFFLNTILNLDKRLALGKINDPVIAVDIKVGEVMSVGKHPNADRLLVTNVNIGERAITVVTNDLTVKEGNRVAVALLPPANFRGIVSEGMFLGAGEGVLKDVKGEIGGLPKGIPLEAFNETRNLVEAFLKS, from the coding sequence ATGTGGGATACGAGCAAGGACTATCGCCTGCTGGTGGCGGAGAAATCGGTGGAGCTCTTTCTGAAGACGATTGAGGGAGCAAAGTTCAAGGGCAAGTGGGACAAGAAGAAGGCCATTCAGCTGGCAAAGGAGATGATTCCCGAGATACAGGCGATGAGGTACTCTTACGTCGAGCCAAAGGAACTCATAGAGACGCCGCAGATGCAGGCTCTGAAGGAGAAGGCCAACGGCATAATCGAGGCTCTTGGTGGAGACGACTGGCACCACAAGTTCCTCAGCCTGGCGGACAAGAGCGAGCGCGAGAAGGTTGAGGAGGCGGTGGCAAAAATAAGGTTTTTCCTCAACACCATCCTCAACCTTGACAAGCGCCTAGCATTAGGTAAGATAAACGATCCGGTCATAGCGGTGGACATAAAGGTCGGCGAGGTCATGAGCGTCGGGAAGCACCCCAACGCGGACAGGCTTTTGGTTACGAACGTCAACATCGGCGAGAGGGCAATAACTGTGGTCACCAACGACCTCACCGTTAAGGAAGGCAACCGCGTTGCCGTTGCCCTGCTCCCGCCGGCGAACTTCCGCGGAATAGTCAGCGAGGGAATGTTCCTCGGCGCTGGTGAAGGCGTCCTCAAGGACGTCAAGGGAGAAATCGGCGGTTTGCCGAAGGGAATCCCGCTGGAGGCCTTCAACGAGACGAGGAACCTTGTAGAGGCGTTTTTGAAGAGCTGA
- a CDS encoding prefoldin subunit beta: protein MQNIPPQVQAMLGQLESYQGQLQLVIQQKQKVQLELTEAKKALEEIEKVEDGTVIYKTVGTLIVKTDKAKALEELKEKVETLEVRLNALERQEKKLNEKLKELTQKIQAALRPTAG from the coding sequence ATGCAGAACATTCCGCCGCAGGTTCAGGCTATGTTGGGCCAGCTCGAGAGCTACCAGGGACAGCTCCAGCTTGTCATCCAGCAGAAGCAGAAGGTTCAGCTCGAACTGACGGAGGCAAAAAAGGCCCTCGAGGAGATAGAGAAGGTTGAAGACGGAACCGTCATCTACAAGACCGTGGGAACGCTCATCGTCAAGACCGACAAGGCTAAGGCCCTCGAGGAGCTGAAGGAGAAGGTCGAAACCCTTGAAGTTCGTCTCAACGCCCTCGAGAGGCAGGAAAAGAAGCTCAACGAGAAGCTCAAGGAGCTCACCCAGAAGATTCAGGCCGCTCTCAGGCCGACCGCTGGCTGA